From the genome of Phaeodactylum tricornutum CCAP 1055/1 chromosome 9, whole genome shotgun sequence:
TTCCAGCAACGACACCGAGGCCAGCGACTTCCTATGTACGTAGTATTCGTCGCACTGGAACGGTACGGAGCGACATAGTCAACGATGGATGTCCGAATGTCGGTCATTTCGTATCTTCGGGGGTCTTTTAGGTCTTTTCTTCGATGACTCTGGGAATATAGAATACGGCATTTTACCCAATCGTATACGGATGACACTTGTCAGGGAACACCCGGAAAAGATAGACGGACAGACAGACCGATACACTGACAGACGGAAAGATAGAGGTAACAACGATGTGTACGTGTCGACGGAGCGGACCCGACTGCCGCGAGCTGGGGATGGGTTTGGCCGACGGTACGTTACGTTGCGGTACGGTACGCGCCTACCAGTAACCGTCAGTCAGACACGGGGATGTTTGTCACCTGTACATAACACTCGAGCGCAACCGATCCTTTTTTCTTGCCTCGGTTCCAGCCAGATCCGTCCTTTTCGCACTACGTGAACATGTCCAGTTCCATCTTGTACAAATTCCGTTCGGGTACTACCTTCGAAGCCTTGCCGCTGCCGGGCTCGGCAGCCCGCGTCTTGGACGTCAAAAAGGCGATTGTCCGGCAAAAGAAACTCGATCAGGGTGGGGCCTTGGAGTTTGATCTCAGTCTCAAGGACGCCACGACGCAGCAAGAATACCTCGACGAAAGCGAGATTCTACCCAGAGGAACCCGACTCATTGTCCAGCGTCTGCCTGCCGCCAAAGGACAAGGATTCTTGGCACGCATGGCCCGGAATCCCTACGGCACGTACGACCCTCGCACCGCCAACCAGACGGCAACGTCATCCACAACGCCCTACGGGGCTCCATCCTCCACTACCGCCACGTCGGCGGTACCCGCAAACTTTTACACAATTGACGGTCGCACCCAGGatcaagacgacgaagaattcgtGCGTCCCGACGCGGCCGAACAAGAACTTGCCGCCTTACGAGCGGCTACGGACGCGGCCCGGGGGACTGCTGGGCCCTCTTTGGGTGTGGCGAGGACCAGTGGCGGACCCGCGGGACGGGGACCGCCGCCACCGGCACCAACCCGCGTCCCCCGTCCCAACTGGAACGCCCGACCCAACGCAGATCCCGAATTGCGTGAACAAGAAAAACTCGGACAACCCAAAAAACGAGCCACCGGAATCCCTCGGACCTTTCAAGCCGTacagcaacaggaagaaggATTGGGATTGCAGACCAACGCAATTGGCTTTGAGGAACTCAAAAATAGAGGTGGGGGGTTGTCGGAACTTTCTTCGCAAAATAATCTCGATTACGTGCTCAAGGTCACTGCCACGTCGATTCCGGATTATCTACAGTGCGCAATTTGTGGAGGCGTGGTACGCGACGCCATGATTCTACCCTGGGATACGGAGGGTCGGACGACGTGTGAAACGTGTATTCGGGACGCCTTGACCCAGAACGGCTTTCGGGATCCTTTGACCGGAATGGAAGGCGTCAGCCCGGACGATTTGATACCCAACTACGCCTTGCGCAAAGCCGCCGATCAGTTCGTCAAATCCGTCATGGAAAaaatggacgaaatcaaTAAACAGCAAGTAGAAGATGACCAACCCGAGGTCGCGACTGACGAAACGATTGGTGGGGCCGTGTTGGAAGGGGAGAGCGACGAAAAAGGCGTCCTGGtgtcgaagaagacgacgctGACGAAAAAGACGGTAGAGGACGATCCTtttggcggcgacgacgactttggaggAGACGTTTTTGCCGTGGAGCCTGCGGAAAATGTCGTCAAGGAAGAGGCACCCAAGGAACCCGTGAAGGAAGAGCCGACCGAGACGGAAGTAGCCACAAAGCCAGTAAAACGTGAGGTAGAACCAAAGGCCGAAGAAGAGAGAGAAAATTTGACGGTAGCTACTGTTCAACCTCCAAACGTGAAAGTAGAGACGCAAGAATCGCCCAACGAGAAACCTACGGATCATTCAATCTCGCATACTACCTCTCCAGCATTGGAAAAGAGTCCATCGGATCGGCGTGAAAGCTGTCGACGTCGTGGACCACCGGTAGGGTACGCAATGGGACCTGCTGGACAGTCTGCTACAGCAACTCAAGCTCGGATAGACCCTCGAGACGCATCGCCACGTGCTAGTCGCGGACGTAGTGGTAGGCATTCGGGCGATAATCTGGAAGACGGATCCCGCAGCGTCCCTCCCCAAGATGATGTAAGTTTGATGCCATTGTGTTGTTATGACTGTAGTAACCGTTGTTGTTACTGGAAGGATAGCTGGGTGGGGATGAGCTGCGTTTCGTTCTACTAGGGCGACGGCCAAGTGTAAGACCGCGGCTCACAGTGACACTTTTCGTACGCACGAACAATTGTTCCAAAACTAGTTGCTGGCTGCAGTAAAAGTAAATGTGCTAGGTACATTGTTTCAAAACTAGCCCAACCTTTTGATGCATGTGCTAACCCCGGGAATCCCCTCCATTCTTTATTGCAGCGCTACTCCGAAGATGGGAGCGATGGACGAGGCTCCAAACGCGGTCGTTCTGCTTCGTTCGATCGTAACGAATACCAAGAACACAACCGGTATGGACGTGATGATTATAATATTCGAGCTCGCGGGCGGGGTCGCGCCCCGGGACGGTATCAAGGGAATGGAAGCTATCGCGGCGGGCGAGGTGGGTGGGAAGATCGCGGGCGCGGTGGCTACCGTGGTGGAGGCGGTCGCGGAGGAGGAGGCCGCGGTAGAGGTGGACGATACTAGATATACTAGTTGACACGGTCGAGTGACTTGAAATTGTGTGCACGCTATGAATATAGCGACCTAACAGTATGTCCATCTGAAAGGCAACGTAGCTATCTCGAAATACTAAAAGTTGCATAAAAAAGAAACATAGCAAAGAGAAAGTATTGGTTGTGACGTTTTTGTGGTGCTCCAGTCAGTCACGAATTCGAAAGGCTATTTGGCAGAAAATTGAGAAACCAGAGGTTGAATTTCGTGAGGAACACTTTCGAACTTCGGACGATCAGATCATGCGAGACCCACTGTCAAACAAAATCTTTCAACTTTTCGTTTTACCACACAAAAAAGCAAACCTGTTTACTTTTACTTCGACCAAAGAAGTGCACATCTGACTTTCACCTACTACGAGAATGGCTCAACGTgttgctgcaattgttgGGGCGGGTCCAGGAAATGGAGCTGCTTTTGCCCGAAAATTTCTAGACGAAGGGTTTAAAGTTGCCGTATTGTCCCGCAGTATCGACTCAATGACCAAGCTGGCCGCAGACTTAGGAAATACAGAACAAGTGAAAGGCTATGCGTGTGACGTCACCTCTGACAATAGCGTCAACGCCGCCTTTGAGCTTATCCAGAAAGAGTTTGGACCAGTCTCAACGGTTGTCTATAATGCGGGATCTGGAGGGTTTAAGCCTTGGGAACAATGGACCGCTGCAGAAGTTACCATGGCGGCTGATACAAATGCATCTGGTCTGTACCGTGCTGCCCAAGCAGCCTTTCCCCAATTGGAATCCAATGGCGGGGGGAATCTTTGTGTGATAGGTGCTGGTGCTGCCACTCGCGGACGCCCTATGACGGTCGGTTTTGCCGCCGGAAAAGCAGCGCAGCGCTCAGTTGCTCAGTCGCTAGCCCGTGCTTGGGGTCCCAAGAAAATTCATGTGTCCTATTTGGTGATAGATGGTGTCATTGACGGTGACAGGGCTCGATCATTGGTCGGCGACAAGCCCGACGAattctttttgaaaagtGAAGACATTGCCAATGTCATTTGGAATATTTGTGAACAGAAGCCATCGGCCTGGACATTTGAACTTGACGTGCGTCCCTTCGCTGAGGAATGGTAGGTCCGTACACAGGTGTCGTACATATTCCCCTGGTGTAAATCGAGATGATATCTGTATCTTTCTTCAAGCTTGCTGTTCGTCAAACGGGCTAAAGATTAGAGATTGCAAACCAATTTTGAAGATTGCACTACATTTCTGTACATTTCTGTAGA
Proteins encoded in this window:
- a CDS encoding predicted protein, whose protein sequence is MSSSILYKFRSGTTFEALPLPGSAARVLDVKKAIVRQKKLDQGGALEFDLSLKDATTQQEYLDESEILPRGTRLIVQRLPAAKGQGFLARMARNPYGTYDPRTANQTATSSTTPYGAPSSTTATSAVPANFYTIDGRTQDQDDEEFVRPDAAEQELAALRAATDAARGTAGPSLGVARTSGGPAGRGPPPPAPTRVPRPNWNARPNADPELREQEKLGQPKKRATGIPRTFQAVQQQEEGLGLQTNAIGFEELKNRGGGLSELSSQNNLDYVLKVTATSIPDYLQCAICGGVVRDAMILPWDTEGRTTCETCIRDALTQNGFRDPLTGMEGVSPDDLIPNYALRKAADQFVKSVMEKMDEINKQQVEDDQPEVATDETIGGAVLEGESDEKGVLVSKKTTLTKKTVEDDPFGGDDDFGGDVFAVEPAENVVKEEAPKEPVKEEPTETEVATKPVKREVEPKAEEERENLTVATVQPPNVKVETQESPNEKPTDHSISHTTSPALEKSPSDRRESCRRRGPPVGYAMGPAGQSATATQARIDPRDASPRASRGRSGRHSGDNLEDGSRSVPPQDDPNLLMHVLTPGIPSILYCSATPKMGAMDEAPNAVVLLRSIVTNTKNTTGMDVMIIIFELAGGVAPRDGIKGMEAIAAGEVGGKIAGAVATVVEAVAEEEAAVEVDDTRYTS
- a CDS encoding predicted protein — protein: MAQRVAAIVGAGPGNGAAFARKFLDEGFKVAVLSRSIDSMTKLAADLGNTEQVKGYACDVTSDNSVNAAFELIQKEFGPVSTVVYNAGSGGFKPWEQWTAAEVTMAADTNASGLYRAAQAAFPQLESNGGGNLCVIGAGAATRGRPMTVGFAAGKAAQRSVAQSLARAWGPKKIHVSYLVIDGVIDGDRARSLVGDKPDEFFLKSEDIANVIWNICEQKPSAWTFELDVRPFAEEW